In the genome of Colletes latitarsis isolate SP2378_abdomen chromosome 9, iyColLati1, whole genome shotgun sequence, one region contains:
- the LOC143345649 gene encoding acyl-CoA Delta-9 desaturase isoform X2, which produces MAPNVTSTPTGILFEGESLDQTTAPEPSKEKYQRHIVWRNVLVFGYLHLAAVYGLFLIFTSAKLMTTAFAFVLYLLGGLGITAGAHRLWSHKSYKAKWPLQVLLIIFNTIAFQDAALDWARDHRLHHKYSETNADPHNAKRGFFFAHVGWLLCRKHPDIKEKGKGIDLSDLKSNPILRFQKKYYKILMPLMCFVMPTVVPVYCWNETWSNAYFVSTILRYVFTLNVTWLVNSAAHLFGNKPYDRFINPSENKGVAFTAFGEGWHNYHHVFPWDYKTSELGGYKYNITTAFIDFAAKLGLAYDLKMIPKEMVQKRVERTGDGTHELWGWGDKDQSQEDRDQTLVVNSQKKDH; this is translated from the exons ATGGCGCCAAACGTGACGAGTACCCCGACGGGAATACTGTTCGAAGGAGAGTCGCTCGACCAAACCACTGCGCCCGAACCTTCCAAAGAGAAGTACCAGAGACATATCGTTTGGAGAAACGTCCTAGTCTTCGGTTACCTTCATCTGGCAGCGGTTTACGGACTATTCCTCATCTTCACGTCCGCCAAATTGATGACAACCGCTTTCG CGTTTGTCCTGTACCTACTTGGCGGTTTGGGGATCACAGCCGGTGCTCACAGACTATGGTCACACAAATCGTACAAAGCGAAATGGCCGCTCCAGGTCCTGCTAATAATTTTCAACACCATAGCATTCCAA GATGCGGCACTCGATTGGGCCAGAGATCACAGACTTCACCATAAGTACAGCGAGACAAACGCCGATCCCCATAACGCGAAAAGAGGATTCTTCTTCGCGCACGTGGGCTGGCTCCTGTGCAGAAAGCATCCGGACATCAAGGAAAAGGGAAAAGGAATCGATCTGAGCGATTTGAAAAGCAACCCCATACTTAGGTTTCAGAAAAA atattataaaattttaatgccCCTGATGTGTTTCGTGATGCCAACTGTCGTACCAGTTTATTGTTGGAACGAAACGTGGTCGAACGCGTACTTCGTTTCCACGATTCTGCGTTACGTTTTCACCCTGAATGTGACGTGGTTGGTCAACTCCGCGGCTCATTTGTTTGGGAACAAACCATACGACAG ATTTATCAATCCCTCGGAGAACAAGGGGGTAGCTTTTACTGCGTTCGGTGAGGGTTGGCACAACTATCATCACGTGTTCCCATGGGACTACAAAACGTCAGAGTTGGGTGGCTACAAATATAACATAACGACCGCTTTCATTGATTTCGCCGCGAAGCTCGGTTTAGCGTACGATCTGAAAATGATACCCAAGGAGATGGTGCAGAAACGAGTGGAGAGAACCGGCGACGGTACTCACGAACTGTGGGGTTGGGGCGACAAGGATCAGTCGCAGGAAGACAGGGACCAGACGTTGGTGGTAAACAGTCAGAAAAAGGATCACTAG
- the LOC143345649 gene encoding acyl-CoA Delta-9 desaturase isoform X1, with the protein MDRNKERMAPNVTSTPTGILFEGESLDQTTAPEPSKEKYQRHIVWRNVLVFGYLHLAAVYGLFLIFTSAKLMTTAFAFVLYLLGGLGITAGAHRLWSHKSYKAKWPLQVLLIIFNTIAFQDAALDWARDHRLHHKYSETNADPHNAKRGFFFAHVGWLLCRKHPDIKEKGKGIDLSDLKSNPILRFQKKYYKILMPLMCFVMPTVVPVYCWNETWSNAYFVSTILRYVFTLNVTWLVNSAAHLFGNKPYDRFINPSENKGVAFTAFGEGWHNYHHVFPWDYKTSELGGYKYNITTAFIDFAAKLGLAYDLKMIPKEMVQKRVERTGDGTHELWGWGDKDQSQEDRDQTLVVNSQKKDH; encoded by the exons ATGGACAG AAACAAAGAAAGAATGGCGCCAAACGTGACGAGTACCCCGACGGGAATACTGTTCGAAGGAGAGTCGCTCGACCAAACCACTGCGCCCGAACCTTCCAAAGAGAAGTACCAGAGACATATCGTTTGGAGAAACGTCCTAGTCTTCGGTTACCTTCATCTGGCAGCGGTTTACGGACTATTCCTCATCTTCACGTCCGCCAAATTGATGACAACCGCTTTCG CGTTTGTCCTGTACCTACTTGGCGGTTTGGGGATCACAGCCGGTGCTCACAGACTATGGTCACACAAATCGTACAAAGCGAAATGGCCGCTCCAGGTCCTGCTAATAATTTTCAACACCATAGCATTCCAA GATGCGGCACTCGATTGGGCCAGAGATCACAGACTTCACCATAAGTACAGCGAGACAAACGCCGATCCCCATAACGCGAAAAGAGGATTCTTCTTCGCGCACGTGGGCTGGCTCCTGTGCAGAAAGCATCCGGACATCAAGGAAAAGGGAAAAGGAATCGATCTGAGCGATTTGAAAAGCAACCCCATACTTAGGTTTCAGAAAAA atattataaaattttaatgccCCTGATGTGTTTCGTGATGCCAACTGTCGTACCAGTTTATTGTTGGAACGAAACGTGGTCGAACGCGTACTTCGTTTCCACGATTCTGCGTTACGTTTTCACCCTGAATGTGACGTGGTTGGTCAACTCCGCGGCTCATTTGTTTGGGAACAAACCATACGACAG ATTTATCAATCCCTCGGAGAACAAGGGGGTAGCTTTTACTGCGTTCGGTGAGGGTTGGCACAACTATCATCACGTGTTCCCATGGGACTACAAAACGTCAGAGTTGGGTGGCTACAAATATAACATAACGACCGCTTTCATTGATTTCGCCGCGAAGCTCGGTTTAGCGTACGATCTGAAAATGATACCCAAGGAGATGGTGCAGAAACGAGTGGAGAGAACCGGCGACGGTACTCACGAACTGTGGGGTTGGGGCGACAAGGATCAGTCGCAGGAAGACAGGGACCAGACGTTGGTGGTAAACAGTCAGAAAAAGGATCACTAG